One Candidatus Woesearchaeota archaeon DNA segment encodes these proteins:
- a CDS encoding AAA domain-containing protein, with amino-acid sequence MGMFRALVADGHVLVEGVPGIAKTTLIRTLAKTISCSYSRIQFTPDLLPTDIVGISTYQEGRGFYTLKGPIFNNFILADEINRAPPKVQSALLEAMAEKQATISKESFPIPLPFFTMATQNPLESVGTYSLPEAQIDRFLFKIYMSYPSLEEEQQVLRSNISEKAIGSYEIIPVLNPDIVLQIQEDVKQIYVDKKVEKYIVRIVDATRYPKKYGVSLGKFVEYGSSPRASIGLFTAARADALLNGQNYVTPHNIKTVAYDVLRHRIILSYEGQAEGVKTEKVIEEILKKVPIP; translated from the coding sequence ATGGGAATGTTCAGGGCGCTTGTGGCAGACGGCCATGTTTTGGTTGAGGGAGTGCCCGGCATAGCCAAGACCACTTTAATCAGGACATTAGCCAAGACTATCTCATGCTCCTATTCCAGGATACAGTTCACGCCCGATTTACTGCCGACAGACATCGTGGGAATAAGCACTTACCAGGAAGGAAGGGGATTTTATACATTAAAGGGGCCCATATTCAATAATTTTATACTTGCAGATGAGATCAACAGGGCCCCGCCGAAAGTGCAGTCTGCACTGCTGGAGGCGATGGCAGAGAAGCAGGCTACAATCTCGAAAGAGTCTTTTCCCATTCCGCTGCCTTTCTTCACAATGGCTACGCAAAACCCACTGGAGAGTGTCGGCACGTATTCACTTCCTGAAGCGCAGATTGACAGATTCTTATTCAAGATTTATATGTCGTATCCCTCTCTTGAGGAAGAGCAGCAGGTACTCAGGTCAAATATCTCTGAAAAGGCGATTGGAAGCTATGAAATAATACCTGTGCTCAATCCTGATATTGTGCTGCAGATCCAGGAGGACGTTAAGCAAATTTATGTTGACAAGAAAGTGGAGAAATATATAGTAAGAATAGTGGACGCCACAAGATATCCCAAGAAATACGGGGTAAGCTTAGGAAAATTTGTGGAGTACGGAAGTTCTCCGAGGGCTTCCATAGGCCTGTTCACTGCTGCGCGTGCGGATGCACTTCTTAACGGCCAGAACTATGTCACTCCCCATAATATAAAGACTGTAGCCTATGATGTCCTGAGGCACAGGATAATCCTGAGTTATGAGGGGCAGGCCGAGGGCGTAAAGACAGAGAAGGTGATAGAAGAAATACTGAAGAAAGTGCCCATACCATAG